In a single window of the Daphnia carinata strain CSIRO-1 chromosome 4, CSIRO_AGI_Dcar_HiC_V3, whole genome shotgun sequence genome:
- the LOC130687412 gene encoding head-specific guanylate cyclase-like → MAEGFICSRFRRPTESCPVVEQQQQPGTTRCGQQTPNNRQPSQDYELSRPQETGSEKRTLNIRLLSEAISSLVLLPENCLRRAVHQWDRLNPHHDDGSGNESSATAGQIHFDDARLAAEMTDKSIAEPDSLFLHSCWNATNHLPEIERRQFLERMGEAFLLAVLEEYCGALQSLGSDLFGFLQNLGSVYQEMKTTTSNRTNHSNDEGNIIISNHYDISFSCVPEQGRLTLHFRTAVAACGYLWAGILKGIATHLFHVGVTIRVTIYELKSKSALRYHFCFSMPIVDEDEALASSAAIAEDEEQLLLSKTRSLVCFDDPSAMASSVTDDQPTRTFQRAPHLADMKQRDSLNLRSFESTTTSVSTSTCMSQNYIGTSTFCKAFPWHFMVDRNMQLVQLGVGFMRLFGPEMKKMGRHLATYFQLKKPTVEPNFDKILKKANSPFVLAVCHVTKDSRKTKLEGLEFKGQMLYCHESDCLLFLASPLVDGLEALTSRGLFISDIPIHDATRDIVLVGEQARAQDGLKRRLDKLKKNIEEATAAVEQEREKNVSLLHLIFPPDIAKRLWLGESIEAQSHDNVTMLFSDLVGFTAICATATPMEIISLLQSLYTQFDVLCGDLDIYKVETIGDAYCAAGGLHRVSSTHAQQIAWMALCMLEACRFHQTHDGQPIQMRIGLHTGTVLAGVVGRKMPRYCLFGNNVTLANKFESTSVPFRTNISPSTYQLIKETPVFETEARPRDCLPKNFPADVEGTCHFLNGYRHPDYQPPKDVEQGESLLRQHVRFAVKQLRIGCPNAL, encoded by the exons ATGGCCGAAGGATTCATTTGCTCGCGATTTCGTCGGCCAACCGAATCATGTCCTGTTGtcgagcaacaacaacagccgggGACGACGCGATGTGGTCAACAAACACCAAACAATCGGCAACCGTCGCAAGATTACGAACTGTCTCGTCCACAGGAGACTGGATCAGAAAAAAGGACTCTCAACATCCGGCTGCTCAGTGAAGCCATCAGCTCCCTCGTCCTCTTACCG GAAAATTGTCTGCGACGGGCCGTCCATCAGTGGGATCGGCTGAATCCTCACCACGACGATGGCAGCGGCAACGAAAGCAGCGCCACGGCTGGACAAATCCACTTTGACGATGCCAG GTTGGCGGCCGAGATGACGGACAAGTCGATCGCTGAACCAGATTCGCTCTTCCTGCACAGCTGCTGGAATGCCACCAATCATTTGCCAG AAATTGAGCGGAGGCAGTTTTTGGAGCGTATGGGTGAAGCCTTCCTTTTGGCCGTGCTGGAAGAGTACTGTGGCGCCCTGCAGTCCCTGGGCAGCGACCTTTTTGGCTTCCTGCAGAATTTGGGCAGCGTTTACCAAGAGATGAAGACGACGACTAGCAACCGAACGAATCACAGCAACGACGAAGGCAACATCATCATCTCCAACCACTACGACATTTCCTTCAGTTGCGTCCCGGAGCAAGGCCGACTGACGCTGCACTTTCGCACGGCCGTGGCCGCTTGCGGTTACCTCTGGGCCGGGATTCTcaaa GGTATCGCGACGCACTTGTTTCACGTCGGCGTCACCATCCGCGTCACCATTTACGAACTCAAATCAAAGTCGGCTCTTCGCTACCATTTCTGTTTCTCGATGCCGATCGtcgacgaagacgaggcgTTGGCCAGTTCGGCCGCCATCGCCGAAGATGAAGAGCAACTTCTCCTCTCCAAGACGCGATCgttggtttgttttgacgACCCGTCCGCCATGGCCTCGTCGGTGACGGACGACCAGCCGACCCGCACCTTCCAACGGGCTCCTCACTTGGCGGACATGAAGCAACGCGATTCGTTGAATCTGCGCTCGTTTGAGTCGACGACGACGTCCGTCTCGACGTCGACGTGCATGAGCCAAAATTACATTGGGACGTCGACGTTCTGCAAGGCCTTCCCCTGGCACTTTATGGTGGATCGCAACATGCAGCTGGTCCAGCTAGGCGTCGGCTTCATGCGTCTCTTTGGccctgaaatgaaaaagatggGCCGACATTTGGCCACTTATTTCCAGTTGAAGAAACCGACGGTCGAGCCCAACTTTGACAAGATCCTTAAAAAGGCCAACAGCCCGTTTGTGCTGGCCGTCTGCCACGTGACAAAAGACAGCCGCAAAACCAAACTTGAG GGTCTCGAGTTCAAAGGACAAATGCTTTATTGTCACGAGTCGGATTGTCTCCTATTTCTGGCATCGCCACTGGTCGACGGCCTGGAGGCTCTGACGAGTCGAGGTCTCTTCATTTCGGACATTCCCATCCACGACGCCACCAGAGATATCGTCCTCGTCGGAGAGCAAGCGCGCGCCCAG gACGGACTGAAACGTCGGTTGgacaagttgaaaaagaacattGAAGAAGCCACTGCGGCCGTTGAACAGGAGCGCGAGAAGAACGTCTCCCTTCTCCATCTCATCTTCCCGCCCGATATCGCCAAGAGGCTTTGGTTGG GCGAATCGATCGAAGCACAGAGCCACGATAATGTGACGATGCTTTTTAGCGACTTGGTCGGATTCACCGCCATTTGCGCCACTGCCACTCCAATGGAAATCATCAGCCTCCTCCAGTCGCTCTACACTCAATTCGACGTTCTCTGCGGCGATCTCGACATTTACAAG GTGGAGACTATAGGAGACGCTTACTGCGCCGCCGGCGGTCTGCATCGCGTCAGTTCCACTCACGCACAACAAATCGCTTGGATGGCACTTTGCATGCTGGAAGCTTGCCGTTTCCACCAGACTCACGACGGACAGCCCATTCAG ATGCGCATCGGACTGCACACGGGAACAGTTTTGGCTGGCGTCGTCGGACGGAAGATGCCAAG GTATTGCCTCTTTGGCAACAACGTCACCCTGGCCAACAAGTTTGAATCGACTAGCGTCCCGTTCCGTACCAACATCAGTCCGTCTACATACCA ACTGATCAAAGAAACGCCCGTCTTTGAAACGGAAGCGAGGCCACGCGACTGTCTTCCCAAGAATTTCCCAGCCGATGTCGAAGGCACTTGCCACTTTCTCAACGGATACCGCCATCCGGATTATCAGCCGCCCAAGGATGTCGAGCAAGGAGAATCCCTCTTGCGGCAACACGTTCGTTTCGCCGTGAAACAGTTGCGAATCGGCTGCCCCAATGCTTTGTGA
- the LOC130687414 gene encoding guanylate cyclase soluble subunit beta-1-like yields the protein MQLVQLLLSRAHGRRQHAVRLLARPNILRSWISLVLLSTLPPFASCHSACSQSPTMYGFVNYALELLVLENYGKDVWEQIKKEAEVNMEGHFLVRQIYEDDVTYNIVGAAERVLQVPANLLLEKFGEKFLDFCQDSGYDRILQVLGATPRDFLQNLDALHDHLATIYPGMKAPSFRCTDAPDGALILHYYSDRPGLESIVIGIVNAVAKKLHKVDVDVKLLRSSQGSSGHGEFLIQEKNKAKTQQDTTADEVDLIFSSNEPKISSQLFCRAFPFHVLFDRNLSIKQVGDSLKRILPASIDRSDCKITDILRMVRPHMELTFENLLAHINTVYILVTKEKKNDVQQHDKAVPSLGTWRHEDGTGMIQEANLRLKGEMIHVPENGLMLFLGSPSVLNLEDLTRRGLYLSDIPLHDATRDLVLLSEQFEAEYKLTRDLEMLTDQLQQTKVELEREKQKTDTLLYSVLPPSVANELRHGRPVAARRYEMVTLLFSGIVGFSDLCARNSDSNGVMKIVRMLNVLYTTFDVLTDPRKNPNIYKVETVGDKYMAVSGLPEPCRQQALCIARLALDMMDLSMDVSIDGISVQITIGIHCGEVMTGVIGQRMPRYCLFGNTVNLTSRTETTGTPGRINVSQDAYQLLQDPDNRDSQFCFSYRGPVAMKGKPEPMKVYYLDRASSSAAITSGCTNPLD from the exons atgcaACTTGTACAGCTTCTTCTCTCTCGGGCACACGGTCGACGACAGCACGCAGTTCGCTTGCTGGCTCGCCCCAACATCTTACGCTCCTGGATTTCGCTCGTCCTCCTTTCAACTCTACCACCTTTTGCTTCTTGCCATTCTGCTTGTTCGCAGTCGCCAACTATG TACGGATTCGTTAATTACGCACTCGAACTTCTCGTCCTCGAGAATTATG GAAAGGACGTCTGGGAACAAATCAA AAAGGAAGCCGAAGTCAATATGGAAGGCCATTTCCTTGTCCGCCAAATCTACGAAGACGATGTTACGTACAATATTGTTGGAGCAGCTGAACGCGTTCTAC AGGTGCCAGCCAATCTCCTGTTGGAAAAATTCGGGGAGAAATTTCTGGATTTTTGCCAAGATTCCGGTTATGATCGAATTCTTCAAGTATTGGGAGCCACACCCCGCGACTTCCTCCAG AATTTAGATGCCCTGCACGATCATCTAGCCACCA TTTATCCCGGGATGAAAGCGCCGTCGTTCCGCTGTACCGACGCACCTGACGGCGCACTCATTTTGCATTATTACTCGGATCGGCCCGGCCTCGAATCGATCGTTATTGGAATCGTCAAC GCCGTGGCAAAAAAGCTGCATAAAGTGGACGTTGATGTCAAATTGCTGCGCAGCTCGCAGGGCAGCAGCGGCCATGGTGAATTCCTCATTCAGGAAAAGAACAAGGCCAAAACACAGCAGGACACGACGGCCGACGAAGTCGATCTCATCTTCAGCTccaatg AACCGAAAATATCGTCCCAACTCTTTTGCCGGGCTTTCCCATTTCACGTTTTATTCGATCGAAACTTGTCCATCAAGCAAGTAGGTGATTCCCTCAAGAGGATCCTACCCGCCAGCATCGATCGATCCGACTGCAAGATCACAGATATTTTGCGCATG GTTCGACCTCATATGGAGTTGACTTTCGAGAATCTATTGGCCCACATCAACACGGTGTACATTCTCGTGacaaaggagaagaagaacgaCGTTCAACAACACGATAAGGCGGTTCCATCTTTGGGCACCTGGCGCCATGAAGACGGAACAGGGATGATTCAGGAAGCCAATCTACGTCTCAAA GGCGAGATGATACATGTTCCAGAGAACGGCCTAATGCTTTTCCTCGGTTCGCCCAGTGTCCTCAATTTGGAAGACTTGACCAG ACGTGGATTGTATCTGTCTGATATTCCACTACACGACGCTACGAGAGATCTAGTCTTGCTGTCTGAACAGTTTGAGGCCGAATACAAATTGACTCGCGACTTGGAGATGTTGACAGACCAGTTGCAACAGACCAAAGTCGAATTGGAGcgtgaaaaacagaaaacagacAC GTTGCTGTATTCGGTCCTACCTCCTTCTGTGGCTAATGAATTGCGTCACGGTCGTCCAGTCGCCGCCCGTCGTTACGAAATGGTGACTTTGCTCTTTAGCGGCATCGTCGGTTTCAG CGACTTGTGTGCCCGCAATTCCGATTCCAACGGAGTCATGAAAATCGTGCGGATGCTCAACGTTCTCTACACGACGTTCGACGTATTGACTGACCCAAGGAAAAATCCCAACATTTACAAG GTGGAAACAGTGGGTGATAAATACATGGCCGTCAGCGGCTTACCTGAACCGTGCAGACAACAGGCTCTCTGCATTGCCCGATTGGCCCTCGACATGATGGACTTGTCAATGGACGTCTCCATCGATGGCATCTCCGTG CAAATTACCATTGGAATCCACTGCGGAGAAGTGATGACTGGAGTCATTGGACAGCGAATGCCTCGTTATTGCCTTTTCGGCAACACAGTCAACTTGACCAGCCGGACAGAGACGACGGGCACTCCGGGCAGGATCAACGTCTCGCAAGATGCTTATCA GTTGTTACAAGATCCGGACAACCGAGACtcgcaattttgtttttcttaccgTGGTCCTGTCGCAATGAAAGGGAAACCCGAGCCAATGAAAGTTTATTACCTGGACAGAGCCTCTAGCAGTGCAGCCATCACGTCTGGTTGTACAAACCCGCTCGACTAA